A stretch of Primulina tabacum isolate GXHZ01 chromosome 13, ASM2559414v2, whole genome shotgun sequence DNA encodes these proteins:
- the LOC142521804 gene encoding uncharacterized protein LOC142521804, producing MDSGFMVSIPSGDQMFTSQTVKRLELRLQKYAVQADLIVLPLSEFDIILGMDWLSLNEAVINFRQRSISVMKRGFLAFLASIVSVSKPASQRREYVDVVIEFSSVFPDDFSGISPDREAEFSIEVMPAYTTPHSRVEMEKRHCGFRDKASEDDWRIYCHMDDR from the exons ATGGATTCAGGATTCATGGTATCTATTCCATctggggatcagatgttcacttctcaGACAGTGAAGcgattggagcttcggttacagaaaTATGCGGTGCAGGCCGATTTGATAGTATTACCATTGTCGGAGTTTGATattattctgggtatggactggctttctTTGAACGAAGCTGTCATAAACTTTCGACAGAGGTCAATATCTGTCATGAAGAGAGGCTTCCTGGCTTTTTTGGCCAGCATTGTATCAGTTTCAAAACCAGCCAGTCAGAGGCGAGAGTACGTGGATGTGGTCATAGAGTTCTCCAGTGTTTTTCCTGACGATTTTTCAGGCATCTCACCAGACAGAGAGGCGGAATTCTCTATCGAGGTCATGCCAG CTTATACCACtccccattcccgagtggaaatggaaaaACGTCACTGTGGATTTCGTGACAAGGCTTCCGAGGACGACTGGAGGATATATTGTCATATGGATGATCGTTGA